taataattgttgggtttGACACACAAAAATcgcaatataattatgagaaacaccgtatcTAGTGGAGGGATCCAGGAACTTAGACCATGTGGGACTCGTTGACACTTGCAACCCGAAGTCTAAGTACACGGACCTtaagcattttcacttccatagaaaatgcaggTGCCACGACCGGGATTCAATCCAGTTGAGGTCAGCAGTTGAGGATATAACCACTAGATCATCGCTTCGCGTAACACTGAGCCAATGATACATGGAGTATTGTTGTTTCAAGTTCTTTTATATCACTTTCGGTTGATATGTCAAGGCCAGTACTGGTTTAACTAGAGGGACACGGGGTGACAAAGGAACAAAAAGGAGACTTAGATTTCGGTTAGATTTTGGGGTGTACGTGTCAAAAagccccagatggtctaaatttctggagccctcccttTGACGTGgctctgttttcgcgctataactaccgtcatgccataccaactagcccaaaccaccacacttCTAAGGACATGGAGGCTTTCGACAGGACCTTCAAAATGCTTTTTTAACCTTTGCTGGTGTTCTTGCTGCCAGCAGGTAACTACGGCATGAAATTCGCATTGGTCGTTGAATGCGGCATATGAAAAAAATATAGCATGACTGactatatcatcatcattatcattgtcatcatcatcaccatcatcctgattacgtccactgcaagacaaaggcccttcccatgttccgccagtataACCGCCGACTGTATAATAACGGGATATATATATTCATTGTTTTTACAATTACCTGCATTTATTCAGTCCTTATTCAACACTAATTGTTATTGAACACTTGTTGAGCACTTGTTCTGATTCAATACTTATTCAGCAAGCGGGAAGTGTTGAATCCATTCGACACTTACTACTTGCTGGCAAAGGGGCAAACGAATACACTGGCAAACACACATTTCAAGCATTTTTGCACGAGGTGCATTCACTGGTCTTTGTTATGGTAGGCTTGCTTTTAATTTGGTCCGCGGAACACTACAAACAAATTATgtaaatttcatgcatttatagTCTGTATCTCAGAATGCGTATCTCAAATTGTTATACGTGATACCTATGTGCGCCGGGTACCGGCATATCTGGACTGCCGGGGTATTTTTAACTGAGTCCGCGCCACTGTAAAATGTAGACACTAGGCAATATGTTTCACGAATACGGAAGTGTACGTTAGCTATCCATAACGATCTATTTGAAAGACTGTACATGACAACCATATTTGTGTCTGAAATACGCACAACCGTGTCACTTCAACTAATCTCAACTTTCACTTCATTTCAGTGTAACAGACGAAAGAGGAGAATAAAATGTTGGGAACAGCCTTCTCTGCCATTTTTCTCACAGCGTTTACCTCAGGCGCTGCTTCAGGTTTGTCACAAAATTCTTCTTTTCATGTTTTAAATGActggaaaaaaatcacagcatatatacggagtgaatgatagtgAGTGGTCGAAGCGTCAATTCGTCTATCCGCTTGaccgtctatccgtgcgtccattcgtgcttccgtccaggcgtccgtgcatccgtcctaTTGCACACACTGCTATTGAACcaacgccatctaggaaatgagacgagaaatggtgaTGAAACAGCGCCATGTATTATGTTGTTCGGGAAATACtaccggttacgcctgacgcgtgggacaaggttagactaagaggaccttcgcaccccccccccccaaaaggggggggggtgttgaaCCCAAAAAGCGAGATAAAAAAGAAGAATGTTATGTAACCGTTTTCTCAAGCATTTCTTACGCATGTCTATAAGCAGCCACAGATGCAATTCTAATATACATGAAAACAGCAATTTAAACAAGAACTGATACGGATGTATAGTCAATGTCatgattcaaataaaaaaaatttgccgCGAACTTTTTCTACGAAATCGGCCAACCTTTGATCTAGCGGCGACACTGTGTCcggacgtcatcacatgacgccGCGTTGTGTGagatcatgatgacgtcacatttGAGTCATCTGTAACAGCATCCCGTCATGATTAGTTATGATCAATTATGTTCACGCCGACAATCACTTTTCGTGTCTGATGAGTATTTTAAGAATTTTgcattaataaatcagttgtacATCAGCGCCTCATTTGTCCTTCCTTCTGTCATCCCTGCCAGTATTCGTGCCACTGTAATTCGTAGAGCGTAGTTCACCAACGTAAAACAGTCGGTAGATACGCAGTCGATATTAAACTCACAGTAGATAAGCAACTTGCACTAGATATGCAACTAAATGATAACGAGGACGGTTCTCATGGTATGGTAATTGAAAAACACGAACGACAAAGCTGAAAGAAACACATACAACAGGACTGGCGGTGTACTTTTAACTGACATTTACTTCAAGCTAATCATTCATGCTCCGTGCATCAGGCGCATACACGCACGGTTTGATGTGTCTTATCTTCAAACACAAGCTTCGTAATTAAATCAATCACCTTCCAATATGCATCGGAAGAGctacttctttttttcccccACCAAAGATGGGCAGCTGACACGCTTATCATCTGCCTTCTTTATAAAGGTTCCTGTTGTAGGTGTTTCTTTCGTCTTGGTAGTTTGCGCTTGTCAAGTAACActtaccaactcacccaactcgAAATATTGCTATTAATTATCTTGGCTTTTGCAGGGCGTGGCCTGCTGCAATACAAGGTCAGGTACAGCTTGGCGGATGTGACCATCTACTGCTTGCCGTCACTGCCCTGCCAGTGTCCGTGCGAGTATGGCATCGAGTACCCCAGCAGGTGCGGCATGTGTGTTTGCCGTGAGTATACCTTGCTACTTACCTCGTCGAAGCTCAGTTCGTGTTCGTTACGCTGGTGCTATACAATTGGACCCATAGGCGTGCACAGAGTTTCCAGTCGGAGGGTGGGGTGGCGCCAAAGGTTCGTCGCAGCGCTCTTCTCCCTGTTAGGTCTTTGCGTCCCGCTACCGCTCGCAGAGctccccctccctattatgtcaatgtatggaaCTATCTTTGCACACCCCTCTTAGGTTAGGGGGGTGCGAGTGAGGGGAAAGAGGAAGGCGCAAAGCATGATATCATGGAAGTGAGCAAATGTGATTGGACGGGACACCCAATGTAAATTATCTCAGAGTGGGACAGACACAACATTGGGTGGAGCCCAATTTTTAGGTTGGAACCTACTCCAGAATATCTGGAGTTTATGCATCTAGAAGCACAGAAAGATGAGATTCTTTATCAAGAATCATGTTGTTGAAAGGCAAGTGTGCTAGCACGGacacagaaaggaaaaaaaaaacggaatatccacggagtgcatgatgatgggtggggcgaagcatccgtcagttcgtacttgcttccatccgtccgtgcgtccgtctgtgtgaccgttcgtccgtctatgcgttcgtctgtgcgaccatccgtccgtccattcgtgtgtcCTTCCGTGCCTCTGTCcacccattcatccgtccgtgcaatcgtccatccatccatccgtccacccgtacattcatgcgtccgtctgtctgtgcgtccttgcgtacatccgtccgtctgtgcatccgtccatccgtgctacTGCCTCTgagtctgtccgtgcatctgcctatctgtccgtccgtgcgtctgcccATCTGTCCgcccatgtagtgaacactcacAGTAtctccatctcgcatcttttcatcatatgttcatcatatagaagtaccgctattcagcggacattccgaggacaaAACTAGGGGtagcacggccggactagaggagcagcaAGCGCGCACTCTCTTACAGCCCGCGATTCGTGTCTAGCTAACAGCTTTCAccaccgctagttcatggcactgaggcccaaccctcgctaaaccttgctaaaaccaaggaagttactcccagtgagtttaacgtgacaaccttttctggtcacatagtgctcaaagtTCATCCTTCTGTGTTTAGTTTTtcttttagtaagcatcaaaatCAAAGCAAGTTTTATTGGATATTAGGTCACTGATAGTCGTCTTTGTTGGTTGTAACAACTACCTATTCATTTATCATTAACGTGCgcaggtttcctcctcaattcaaaagagtgtgcACGTGCCGCTCCTCTTGCCCTGCCGTGGGGGTGgctggctacctactactactactactaccactactattactactactactactactaccaccactgccactactactactactactactactactaccactactattactactactactactactaccaccactgccactactactactactactactactactacgactactgctactactactactactacatacatcgcggacgcccGACCCATGGCTTAAGGTGCTTAGCCCCTAAAGAAGAGGGAAAAGGCGTTTGGTCCATCTTATCTGAGTCTGACATCATGATCATCttatctgatgatgatgatcggaGCCTATTTACTTAGCATACGTAAAAGGTATACCAGTCCTACGGTGACGGGAGTGCCCACAGCTGAATACACGTATAACTAGTGCATATAACTTTGTACGTATGCTTGTGTACGTGACACAAGGTTTCATTCGGTTCGCAGCGTCGTGCGGTACGTGCTCCTCGGCCTGTTACTACAAGGTGAGACCAGGAGAGGCCTGTCCACGATGCGCACCGAGTGAATATTGTTTCGGTGAAAGCGCAAACTGGCTACACAGACCGAGGTACCGGTCGCAGCTCGTCTCAGCCCAGCCGAAAGAACCGGAAAAGCCGATGCCCTCGCAAAAGCCGAGCCATTCTGATGGTACCAAGGAACCGCAAAAACAGAAACCTTCGACAAAGCCGAAGGAACCGAAAAAACCGAAGCCCCACAAGACGCCAATCAAACTGGATACAGTCGAGAAATCGGACGTGCCGTCGGAACCAGAAAATCCGATGAATCTGGATACACCAGAAGAGCCAAGAAGTCTTAAAGATCCTGAAAAGCCAATAGAGTCAGAAAAACCCAAGGAACCAGAAAAACCCCACTAACTGGGAAAAAActatacataaaaaaaaaccagAACACTCGGCGGGCTGAAGCCATTTTTTATTGGAATCACCTAGAGAGACTGCTATTGAAAGGAggttttatttttaataaatgcaCACGAGGACAATGCGCGCGCTGATGGAGCCTATTATCTGTGTCAACTCAAGTTTGTGCTGATTAATAATTTAAGTTTATACTCATTTTATATTGCATCAATAatagcgcacgcacgcacgcacgcacgcacgcacgcgcgcacacacacacacacacacacacacacacacacacacacacacacacacacacacacacacacacacacacacacacacacacacacacacacacacacacacacacacacacacacacacacacacacacacacacacacacacacttaatcCTTTACTCATCGACTTTATTGGTCCGAACCCTACAAAGATAATGATTTTTGTATCAGCAGTGATTTTATTTGACATGTCTTGAAACTGGTTTCAAAAACTTGCAAGGCGCTTTGTTCGCAAAATGCAAGCAAAATAATTTTTGAAAGTACGCAAATGATTGGCTTTACTGCAATGCACTGCGCAAATTGTCCTAACATCTCCCGTTTCTTTAAAATTGTTGTAGAATATTTCTTGGAAATTTAAAAACTGATGCGCACGGAGATgggagctaaaaaaaaaaactcttcgaaGCATTTGTGGGCTTGTTTTTGCATCTATCGTTGTCTAGTAGCGACACTTGGGGACACGGTCGTCGTTTGACTAGATCATTTAGTAAAGAATATGCTGCTTTCTCTAGTAGCTGCTAcgctctcagaaaaaaaaaaaaaatcggttccGCAAAACCATAGCAAACAAGCGTTTTGTACCTTTTTTATAGCTGCTACAAGCGCGTGCCGCTTGGGACTTGAGGGAAACACCATTTTCTAATTCCGGTTACGAAAATCTTGTGCGTTCTCAGTGGAAACGCATGCTTTGAGCTCATTTTCAAGTCTTTTGTAGAGCCATCAGTTCAAGTCAAAAACAACTGGCAAAAGAAATCATGGTAAATAAATGGGTTCGGTGCTCCCAAACGGTTATTTCAGCGTGGACGCACCTAGATCGTCTTTACCAGGAGTGGTACAAATTGCGTGGATGAGCTCAGCTCGCCTTCGGCTGGGAAAGGGTTTCAAAGGAGCAATGTCGCGCTACGGAGCAGAGCAACAGCGTTCATTCGTGAAACAAAAATGACAACGAAACTAAGCCCGTAGAAATCGCGAGTGCGAATCGACACGCGAATAGCACCAGGTTGTGCGCGTAAACGAAGGCAATAACGCTCGCTAACCCAGAACAAAGCCGGAGCCTGCGACGGGCCCTTGGAACGAAGAGCTCCCCATTATTCGTCCTGCCGTCGAAGACGGACCAATCGGCTGACTTGTCAGCCCAAATCCTGTAATGCCTCTTTCTATTTCCGTTTCCATGTATACCTTCGGTTCCTATCTTGTTCGCTCGACACGAGAGCCGAAATCGAGTTTTCCCACTCGCTGTTCTCTTTTCCTCCCTTCGTCACTAGAGCCGGATTGTCCGTTCTACCCGAAACATTTCCTACCTTTCGCTCAATCAGTCTAGCACACGCATTCTGCCACGAGGATCTAGCGTAAATAGCAAACAAAACAAACGAGACACGGACAAGCGAATAAGGAAGTCTATCGGCAGAGCGGATAATGAAGTAGTCGGCCAGTGGGCGCTTTCCCGCTGTTCCAGTTTGCCGCAACAGCGTAGAAGAAGAACAGAAAGGGCGGGAGACACAGTGGTTTCCGGGTCTGATTAAACGCCCCGGAATCCTTGCTTGTAGACCGTGGAACTTCGCTAACACGAGCGCTTGCCTTCGCTTACAATGCGCACATAGCATCGCGAATGTCGTGTTGGGTCTTGTAAGCGCTGCTTCCATTCATGCGACGCCATACAAGAGTGAATAAAAGTAAAGCCAGTTAGTTGCACGTAATGAAAGCTGTCGAAACAGCCAGGCGTTTTCATGCAAACCCTCGTTGCCGTGGGCGACTAGCGGATTCTTCCTCTGACACACTATGTAGCAGTCTTGCTCATCTTCAGAAAAAATGCTGCGCTCGTTAATATTCTGCTCTTGTTCTCATAGCAGGTCGCTTCCCCTCCACCACGCCTCTCTTCCTTGCGACCAGTGCAGCTTCTCATTGGTTACCAACTGTCCGGCGTGTCTTTCCTCGCACTTACTATAGTGAATTAGATAGCATCACATATGTATGCtcgcttgagaaaaaaaaattgcgatggGAGTAAGTTTGAGGAGGCATAGAAGGGCACATTCTCTGAGAATGTGCAGTTTTGGCAGAAGaaaatgcagtctccccagataAGGCTGCGGCACGCTGGACGGCTGCGCTGCGCAGCTCAACCTCCGGGATCATCTGTGGGCCCTCCAGCAAGACCACGAGGCGGCGAGGAGACAGGGTCTCCGGTCCTCCTCGGGGGTGGCCTAGGCCTAGGCCATGAATTTGCCGGATTTGTTAATAAAGTTGTTAGTACCAACACCCACAATGGGTCACCTCTCGCAATCTCTAGGTGGGCTCCTCAATACAGAAGCCCATTGGCAACCGCCGCAACTCGGGCTCTGTCGACCACGGCCTTCTGGCTCGCCAAGttggagcagccgagcagggccgcctccctgTCTTTCCGGATGGGGTGTGCTTTCGGGGCAAGGTTTAGGGTTGAATGGCATGCCCCCACCATGCGGAAAAATGTGCGAAGACGTTTCCGCACAGTGTGGGCATTTTCCTGTACAGGCCGTGTTTTAGTACTGCCGGGCACAGCAGTGTATTGGTGTAAAGGTGATACACGAGGCGAGGAATGCACCGCTGTTCAATGTTTCTGCACGCCCCTCTCGAGTCAGTGATGATGACGCGTGAGGCCAGGTCTGCGGCGGCTAGCGCAATGGCAACTTTTTTTGCATGTATTATCTTTTGACCTCTGAATGTCAGGATATTCACCGTGGTGTTTTGGTGGACCACTGCTGCCGcgtaccaccccccccccctttcctcgcATCATCCGCATCGGCACATACCGTTCGTCGAGCTGCGTAACAAAAGCAGCGAATGGTCTATTAAGATCAGCTTCTTTATTAAAGGGaacctgaaacactttttcaagtaaccatagaatggatTGACTGAAAAGACCTTATTGCATCACGAACCCgacgctgcaatttttttcggaatccatccagtacgagcacaattacaaagatttgtcgcatgctgcaatcgcgttcttttcttctctcgtccctacgtaccccaccgcggtggtctagagactaaggtactcggatgctgacctgtacgtcgtgggatcgaatcctggcggcggcagctgcattttcgatgaaggagaatttgctgtaggctcgtgtgctcagatttgggtgcacgttcgagaaccccaggtgatccgaattcccggagccctccacaatggcgtccctcataatcatatggtggatttgggacattcaaccccacatatcaatcaatcaatcaatcaatcaatcaatcaatcaatcaatcaatcaatcaatcaatcaatcaatcaatcaatcaatcaatcaatcaatcaatcaatcaatcaatcaatcaatcaatcaatcaatcaatcaatcaatcaatcaatcaatctcgtaCCCATGGAAGCGTTGGAAGCTAAACAGAGAGGAATTgcatgggcaaagaaaatacgtcacgcacaCCTTgttaccttgagcactttttctttttttttttcgagtacgCAACTTTTTTAGTGATCGTGCGCGAACGCGAGGAGAAGTCGCAGGCTCCCGCGGCTATCCTTTTAATAAcagagcgcgccatgttcaaatcagccaatggctgataaaatGGTTTCTTTTTACGAGTGATTTTTCAGCTTCTTTCGTCATTTGTCAAGAGGTGAGCAAGcaaattttagctgactttgataatttatgtcGAATTCCATGCAACGTGACGCGCTGTAGTATTTTGCTCGCGTGTTCACGGGAGTCTCTACGACCGATTTGCAGCGTTGTCTAATCAAGTGTGCTAGGGCCCTTTTAACAATTTGACAAGTAACTGTGCGATCTGTTGAAGACCTAAGGAAGATAACGTTGCTTGTAGAATAGCGGGTAGTAGCACTAATATGTATCGTCATAGAGCCAGCACTGGCTAGGATTATAAGTAACATAGCCAAGATCAGCTAGACGATAACCAAGATAACTAGACGATAATATAATTTAGTTACAATTAGCCGTATAGTTCTCGTCCCTCAATGAAGTCCTGTACTTGTCCCGATACGTCATTTCTTTGATTTTGTAGGTGGTACATTTAACCGTGCCGCCAGACCATGAGTTTCTATGTGTCGGCTTAACGTGTAATAATGTTCCTCAcgccatcaagcttccatgattaCTGATGGCGAGATTATTACGGTACGTgctaattgttctttttttcacgGGGCTGGCCTATATCtccttcttgaaaaaaaaatggcagcatatccacggagtgaatgatggagagtggggcgaagcatccatccgtccatttgttcttgcttctgtccgtccatgtgtccgtctgtgtgaccgtccgtgcgtccatttgcccgtccgtgcgtgcgtctgttcgtgcgtccacatgttcatctgtgcgtccgttcctgcgttcatccatgcatccgcccttgcgtctgtccatgcgttcatcagtcggtgcagccatccgtgagtccgtttatgcatctgtctgtgtgtctggtcgtccatctattcaacactccaagtaccaccatctcgcattttttcatcatatattccgcatatgcaccaccatccagcagacattccaaggactaaaggagaggtggcacacgcacacttccttacggcttgcgcttcgggtctacttttcacctttaacaacctcgagttcatggtatatactagttcactctattcatggcactgcggccaaacgctcgctaaacctttctaaaaccaaggaggttatgcccagcgtgtatatcgtagcaaccctttcttgtcagatagtgcccaatgtacatgccaatggctgctaagggggaatgagagacaggagaattcggcttttagttaacgcgcacgctgcgaattttttattgttcaacaacgcccagaagaaatatctcaccggcagcACCTAGGAgttcaaaatgtaagactggttacacactacgactactactacgactacgagagacgaatgggtgccgctatagggagcttcgcccctaaaaatgggtGTAAGACAATGGTGGCATTAATTGGTTAGGACAA
The sequence above is drawn from the Rhipicephalus microplus isolate Deutch F79 chromosome 3, USDA_Rmic, whole genome shotgun sequence genome and encodes:
- the LOC119160072 gene encoding uncharacterized protein LOC119160072, whose translation is MLGTAFSAIFLTAFTSGAASGRGLLQYKVRYSLADVTIYCLPSLPCQCPCEYGIEYPSRCGMCVCPSCGTCSSACYYKVRPGEACPRCAPSEYCFGESANWLHRPRYRSQLVSAQPKEPEKPMPSQKPSHSDGTKEPQKQKPSTKPKEPKKPKPHKTPIKLDTVEKSDVPSEPENPMNLDTPEEPRSLKDPEKPIESEKPKEPEKPH